GCCGAGGCCGAGCTGCGCGCCGCCCGCGAAGGCGAGCTTGCCGAGCGCGCCGCGCTCGGCAACGAGGCGCCGGTGCGCCAGGCCGAGGCTGCCCTGCGCGAGGCCGGGCTCGCGCTCGAGCATGCCGTGCTGCGGGCGCCCTTCGCGGGCACGATCGGCCGGCGCAGCGTCGAGGTGGGGGCGAACGTGGCACCCGGCCAGGCGCTGCTCGCCCTCACCGCCGACGGCGAGACCTGGGTCACCGCCAACTTCAAGGAGACCCAGATCCGCGCGATGCGGCCCGGCGATCCCGTCGAGATCCACGTCGACGCCTTCCCGGACCGGCCCGTGCGCGGCCACGTCGAGTCGCTGGCGCCGGCGACCGGCGCCCAGTACGCGCTCTTGCCGCCCGACAACGCGACCGGGAACTTCACGAAGGTGGTGCAGCGCGTGCCGGTGCGGATCGCGCTCGAGCAGGAGCCGGGCGCCCCGCCGCTCCCCGTCGGCCTCTCGGTGACCGCCCGTGTCCGCGTCCGCTGAGGGCATCCCGCGCGCCGCGCCCGCAGCGGAGGGCCTGTCGCTCGCCCGCTGGCTGATGATCCTCGGCGTGATGCTGGCGGTGATGCTCGAGATCATCGACGCCAGCATCGTCAACGTCGCGATGCCCGTGATGATGGGCAACCTCGGCGCCACCGTGGACGAGATCTCGTGGGTGGCGACCAGCTACATCATCGCGAACGTCGTCGTGATCCCGATGACGAGCTGGCTCGCCGGCCGCTTCGGGCGGCGCCGCTACTTCGTCGGCTCGATCCTGCTCTTCACCGGAGCCTCGTTCCTGTGCGGAACGGCGCAGACCCTGCCGGTGCTGGTCGCCTTCCGCGTGCTGCAGGGGCTCGGCGGGGGCGCGCTGCTCGCGACCTCGCAGTCGATCCTGGTCGAGACCTTCCCGCCGGAGCAGCAGGGCACCGGGCAGGCGATCTTCGGGATGGGCGCGATGCTCGGCCCGAGCCTCGGCCCGACGCTCGGCGGCTGGATCACGGACCAGTGGTCGTGGCCCTGGATCTTCTTCGTGAACGTGCCGCTCGGGATCGCCGCGGCGGCGCTGTGCTTCCGCTACCTGCCGGAGCCGCGCGCCGGCGCCCGGCGCGACACCCGCGTCGACTGGCCCGGGATCGCGCTGCTGGTGGTCGGCGTCGCCGCGCTCCAGACGTTCCTCGAGCGCGGCAACCGGCTCGACTGGTTCGAGAGCGGCTTCATCGTGGCGCTCGCGCTCGTGGCGGCGGTGGCGCTCGCGTGCTTCGTCTGGCACGAGCTGCGCACCGAGCACCCGGTCGTGGACCTGCGCGTGTTCCGCCACCGCGCGCTCGCGGTCGGCTGCGCCTGGGGGGCGGCGATCGGGGTCGGCCTCTACGGCAGCGTGTTCCTGCTGCCCCTCTTCACCCAGAACCTGCTCCACTTCACGAGCTGGCAGTCGGGGCTCGCGATCCTGCCGTCGTCGCTCGCGACGGCGCTCATGATGCCGATCGCGGGCCGCCTCGTGTGGCGCCTCGGCCCGGCGCCGCTGCTCGGCGCCGGCCTCCTCGCCTTCGTCCCGGCGGTCTACGCGATGAGCCACTGGACCCTGCAGAGCGGCTACTGGGACCTGTTCTGGCCCCAGGTCGGGCGCGGCGTCGCGATGGGGCTCATGTTCGTGCCGCTCTCCACCGCGACCCTGCGCGCGCTGCCCCCGGCGGAGGTGCTGCAGGGCGCCGGGCTCTACAACCTGTTCCGCCAGCTCGGCGGCAGCATGGGCATCGCGACGCTCGCGACGCTCGTCGACCACCGCGGCGCGCTGCACCGCGCGCTCCTGGCCGAGCACGTGACGCCGCTCTCGGAGGCCGCCCGCGTGCGCCTCGACCTGTTCACGGCCGGGCTCGTGGCGCGCGGCCTCGACCCCGAGACCGCCGCCCGGGCCGCCTACGAGGCGCTCGAGCGGATCGTCGCGTCGCAGGCCGCGCTGCTCGCCTTCCGCGACTGCTACCTGCTGATCGTCCTGCTGTTCCTGGCGCTCGTGCCGCTCGTGCCGCTGCTGCAGCGCCCGCCGGCCGCGCCGGCGCGCTGAGCTACTCGCCGCCCGCGAAGGCGAGGCCGCACTCGGGACACTCGGCGGCGTCGGCTGCGAGCGGCGCCTCGCAGCCCGGGCAGGCCTCCGCCTCGTCCCAGGCCGACCGGGCGTCCTCGGGAAGGTCCGGGACCTGGGTGCGCGCGAAGTCGGCGTCGATGCGGGCGGCGGCGGCCACGTCGGCGGGGCGCACGAAGAGCGTGCAGCGGATCGCGCCCATCCCGGCGCCCTGCACGCGGCGCTCGTCGGCCTCGGTCGGCAGCTCCACCCGGCTCGGCACGCCGGCCTCGGCGAGGGCCGCCGCGAGGCCCTCGATCCAGCTCACCTCGGCGTGGCGCACGGCCACGAGGTCGGCGGCCGGCGGCAGCTCGAAGCCCGGGTCCGGGGCGCCGGTGGGGCCCTCGAAGCCCAGCGCGACCCCGCAGTCCACGCAGGTGCTGGCGGTCAGCACGTACTCCTCCCCGCAGCGGGGGCAGACCTTCATCGCGTCCACGGGACGGCTCCCCCCGCCCCGGACGCCCGGCGGGCCTCGTGCTCACGCGCGCGCGGCGGCCGGTCGAAACGCCGGAGGGACACCCGGGAGGGATCCATGCGCAACGTCTTCATCCTGCTCCTCATGGTCGTGGCGATCTGGACCGCCGTCGAGGTGATGAACCACGGCATGGGCGGGGCCTTCGACGGCCTGTTCGTCGAGCTCGGGATGGCCGATCCCGGCGCGGGCCCCGAGGACACGCCGATGGGCCGCGCCGAGGCCGGCGTCGAGCGCGCGTACGAGCGC
The nucleotide sequence above comes from Deltaproteobacteria bacterium. Encoded proteins:
- a CDS encoding HlyD family secretion protein, with the translated sequence MAEAAAAGRGRSRVAARPLLLGAVALAVLAAGTVWLLGLRGVESTDDAFVEGHLVFLSPRVGGHVVEVLVDEHQHVEAGQVLVRLDPADFEARVARARADLDAARNRIAQASAAAGAAGARAAAADVRLRHAERELGRVRGLLAAGAASRTALDDAQAQRDAAEAELRAAREGELAERAALGNEAPVRQAEAALREAGLALEHAVLRAPFAGTIGRRSVEVGANVAPGQALLALTADGETWVTANFKETQIRAMRPGDPVEIHVDAFPDRPVRGHVESLAPATGAQYALLPPDNATGNFTKVVQRVPVRIALEQEPGAPPLPVGLSVTARVRVR
- a CDS encoding DHA2 family efflux MFS transporter permease subunit — protein: MSASAEGIPRAAPAAEGLSLARWLMILGVMLAVMLEIIDASIVNVAMPVMMGNLGATVDEISWVATSYIIANVVVIPMTSWLAGRFGRRRYFVGSILLFTGASFLCGTAQTLPVLVAFRVLQGLGGGALLATSQSILVETFPPEQQGTGQAIFGMGAMLGPSLGPTLGGWITDQWSWPWIFFVNVPLGIAAAALCFRYLPEPRAGARRDTRVDWPGIALLVVGVAALQTFLERGNRLDWFESGFIVALALVAAVALACFVWHELRTEHPVVDLRVFRHRALAVGCAWGAAIGVGLYGSVFLLPLFTQNLLHFTSWQSGLAILPSSLATALMMPIAGRLVWRLGPAPLLGAGLLAFVPAVYAMSHWTLQSGYWDLFWPQVGRGVAMGLMFVPLSTATLRALPPAEVLQGAGLYNLFRQLGGSMGIATLATLVDHRGALHRALLAEHVTPLSEAARVRLDLFTAGLVARGLDPETAARAAYEALERIVASQAALLAFRDCYLLIVLLFLALVPLVPLLQRPPAAPAR